The nucleotide window CGTCCTTCCACAGGACGCACGTCGACCTCGCCTCGATCACGGTCCCGACGCTGATCCTCTACGGCGAACACGAATCGTCGATCATCAGCCGTCACGTCCCGACGCTGGCTGCCGGGATCCCAGATGCGACCGTTCGGGAGGTCCCGGACGCCGGACACGCCTCCCCCTGGGATAACCCCGAGTTCTTCAACGGCGCGATCCGGGATTTCCTCGCCGGATGACTTCTTCTGTGGAACGAGAAGATGGACCGTCGGTCGACTCGGTTGGGGGCACAAAATCAGGACCGGCCGAGACGTCGACCGCGAACCTCCCGCTGGATTCATAGCGAACTGACGGTGACGAGTTCGGGCGTGAGGACGGACTGGCCCCCGTGACGTTCAGTCCTTCGGTGGACGAGCGACGATGCCCGTGATCGCGCCGAGATGCCACTTGCGCTCGACCTCGACCGCTAACTCCGACCGCTTGACGACCTCCGTGGGGTCGTCGAACAGCCTGCATCCGACGTCCCGGTACTCGGACTCCGACCGCCACTCCTGGAACCTGGCGTACGGGCCGAAGTGCGACTTCCCGTGTTCCAGGAGTCGAACGTCCCCGTCGGGCCTGCACACCCTGGCCATCTCGTTCAGGGCCTCGATCGGGTCGGGGAACGTACAGGTCGAGAACGACGAGATCACCGTGTCGAACGAATCGTCCTCGAAGGACAGGTGTTGGGCGTCCATCCGCTCCAGGTCCAACTCCCGCCCGAGGTCGGCCGCCTCCTGGCGGGCGAACTCCAGCATGTCGGGGCTGACGTCGATTCCGACGATGTCGGCCGTTTCCGGGACGTACCGGAAGTTCACGCCGGTGCCGCATGCCACGTCGAGAACCCGTCCGTCCGCTCCGGAGAACTGCGGCCGACGCCAACGTCCGGTAACGAGGTGGAGGAGCCAGCCGAACCGGGTGAACCCCCTGGCCTCCTCCTCGTCGTACGCATCCCTGATCTCACCGACCGTTTTCCCCGGCCACCGTTCCAGTTCCGACAGTTTTTCGGACATATGGGGCCTGCTGTTCCGTTCCACGGCTATTAATGGAGTAGGCAGTCCGGCGAACAGATTTCGGTCTCAATTCCAGAGATCAGATGGCTCACCTGCTTCGTCGAACCTATGAAGTGCGAACCCCTGACGAGTCCAGGCTCCCCGGCTCTCGATAACGCCCCCGATTTAGGCACACCTAAAAGACAGGACCCATTTATGTTTTAGGTTGGCCTAATCCACATGGAGCGGGACGATCGGAGTGAGAGAACGACGACCCGACGGAACTACGCGAAGCTCGGAGGTACCGTTCTCGTCGGGAACCTCCTCTCCGGGTGTGCGAGCAGTGACGGGGCGGACTCGACGACGTCCGCGCCGGCGACCTCGGCGTCGACGGCATCCGCCCGTACGACCACGCATGGTTCGTACACGGTCTCGATGGCACCGATGGGCGAGGTGGAGTTCGACGTGGTACCGCGGACAATTTTCACGCGCCTGACGCACCTCGCCGGGATGGCGTTCGCGCTCGGGCGCGGCAACGACGTGAACGCGATGCACGCGCCGGACTACTACAACGACCTCTGGAACCAGTTCACCGCACGCCTCCCGGGCGTCTCGCTCGACTGGAGCGGGCTGTACTCCTCGTGGGAGCCGAGCGTGGAGAAGCTGTACGAACTCGACAGCGACGTTCACCTCGCCGACCCGTCGAGCGTGCTCGCGCTCGGCAACTGGAGCACGTCCGACCTCGAGGAGGTCCGTGAGACCATCGGCCCCTGGTTCGGGAACCACTTCAGCAACAGGCACATCTCGCCGACCGATACCGGTACTACACGCTCTGGGAGCAGTTCGGCAAGGTCGCGCAGGTGTTCCGAGAATCCGAGCGGTACGAGGCCCTGGCGGCGATTCACGACGACGTACTCGCAACTATCGAGGCGGATCTGCCGCCCGAGTCCGATCGCCCGACCGTCGTCATGGGCGAGTTCTCCGACCCGGCGACGCCGTACGTGTACGACGTGAACACGCCCGGATTCCTCACCGCGCACACACGCCCCCTCCGACCGGTCGACGCGTTCAGGGGGGACGTGTCCTCCGGTACACAGATCGAAATGGAGACGCTGCTGGAAGCCGATCCCGACGTCCTCCTCGTCCTCGGGGGGATGCGCCCCGGAACCGATATGGAGGACATCCGGACGTCGCTCGGGGACGACCCGGTCGGACAGCAACTCACCGCGGTAGGAAACGACCGTATCTACGCGCAAGGTGCGCGCTTTCAGGGCCCCGTTCTCAACCTCTTCCAGCTTGAGATGACCGCCAAGCAGCTCTATCCGGACACCTTCGGCGAATGGCCGACGTACGTCGAGGGAGCGTATCCCGAGATCCCGCCGGCGGAGCAGTTCTTCGACCGTCAGCGCGTCGCCGCCATCATCTGGGGCGAGTTCGGAGAAAGCAGGTTCACGTAGCAGTTGGTTCAGCCACCACTGATTGGATGAAGTACCTTGCGTGCTACCGCCGTGTCTCCGACTGGACCGTCTGCGTACCGCTAT belongs to Halorarum halophilum and includes:
- a CDS encoding class I SAM-dependent methyltransferase, which gives rise to MSEKLSELERWPGKTVGEIRDAYDEEEARGFTRFGWLLHLVTGRWRRPQFSGADGRVLDVACGTGVNFRYVPETADIVGIDVSPDMLEFARQEAADLGRELDLERMDAQHLSFEDDSFDTVISSFSTCTFPDPIEALNEMARVCRPDGDVRLLEHGKSHFGPYARFQEWRSESEYRDVGCRLFDDPTEVVKRSELAVEVERKWHLGAITGIVARPPKD